From the Planctomycetota bacterium genome, the window CATCGCCGCCGCCGATGAACGAGATCTGGCGAGCACGCTCACAACAGCCACCGCGACCCCGGCACGCACGGCCGGGGTTGCGGTGTTGCCGCTCCGCGACTTGGAACGTCCGCAGAAGGGCGCGGCGTCCGTCTTCAAACTCGTTTAGTATCTGGGGGATGTCTTCAAACGAACCCTCGCCCGCAGCTCGGCCGAACACTCCGCCTTCCCGTGCCGCGTCCGAGGATGCCACGGTTCTCATGGTCGCGGCGGCGAACGGGGACGCGCGGGCGGCGCAGCAGTTGTTGCCGCTGGTGTACGAGCAGTTGCGCAAAGCCGCGCAGCTCAGCATGCAGGGCGAACGCGCCGGGCACACGCTGTCGGCGACGGCGCTGGTACACGAGGCGTACATCAAGTTGTCGGGCCCGCGCCAGGTGCCCTGGGAGGGGCGCGGGCATTTCTACGCTGCCGCAGCGGAAGCGATGCGGCAGATCCTGCTCGATCATGCCAAGGGGCGTTTGCGGCTCAAGCGAGGGGGTGGGGGCCCGGGAAATGAGGCCGCCCGAAGACAGCCCGCGAGCAACTTCGAGGATGTCGCCGCGTTGTCGCAGCAGGAGCCCGAACAGATCGTGAGGTTCGATGATCTGGTCCGTCGCTTGGAGGCGGAGTCGCCCGACGGCGCGGCGATCGTGCGGCTGCGGTTCTTCGCGGGTCTGAGCGTAGAGCAGACGGGCCAGGTGCTGGGGCTTTCCACGAGCACGGTGGACCGTCGCTGGGCGTTTGCGCGGGCGTGGCTGTTTCAACGCTTGCACGAGCAGGCATGAGAGAAGGGCATCATGGCCGGGAAGCTGCAGGAGGTGTTTGAGCACGTGGTCGGCCTCGAGCGGGCCGAGCGCGAGGCATACCTCGACACCGCGTGCGGCGGCGACGCGGTGCTGCGGGCGGAGGTGGAGGCACTCTTGCGTGCGCACGACGGCGCCGCGAACTTCATGGCATCGCCCACGGCTGATTCCTCGGCCGGGGCCATGCTGACGGTTGTGACGCCGTCGGCGGCCGCGACCGTCGACGGGGGGCTGCGTGAGGGACCGGGCAGCAGGATCGGGCCGTACAAGGTCCTGCAGCTCATCGGCGAGGGCGGCTTTGGCTCGGTGTTCATGGCAGAGCAGGCGAAGCCGGTCTTGCGCAAGGTCGCGCTCAAGATCATCAAGCTGGGGATGGACACGCGCCAGGTGGTGGCGAGGTTCGAGCAGGAGCGGCAGGCGCTGGCGATGATGGACCACCCCAACATCGCGCGGGTGCTGGATGCCGGCGCGACCGACACCGGACGGCCCTTCTTCGTCATGGAGTTGGTCAAGGGCGACCCGATCGTTGAGTATTGCGACAAGCACAACCTGAGCATCGAGGATCGGCTTGAGTTGTTCGCGCAGGTGTGCAACGCCGTGCAGCACGCGCACACCAAGGGGATCATCCACCGCGACATCAAGCCCAGCAACGTGCTGGTGAGCACGCAGGATGGCAAGCCGCACGCCAAGGTCATTGACTTCGGCATCGCGAAGGCCACGGCGAGCAAACTGACGGAGAAGACGCTCTTCACGGAGCACCGCCAGTTGATCGGCACGCCGGAGTACATGAGCCCGGAGCAGGCGGAAGGCTCGCTTGACATCGACACGCGGACGGATGTCTACAGCCTCGGCGTGCTGCTCTACGAGCTGCTCACGGGAACGACGCCCTTCAGCAGCAACGAGCTGCGTTCGGCGGCCTACGCGGAGATTCAGCGGATCATCCGCGAGGTTGAACCGCCCAAGCCCAGCACACGTCTGAGCCAGAACGCGGACACCATCGCGAGCATCGCCGCGAAGCGGCAGATCGAGCCCAGGCGCCTCGGCACGCTGGTGCGGGGCGAGCTGGACTGGATCGTGATGAAGGCGTTGGAGAAGGACCGCCAACGCCGGTACGAAACTCCCAGCGGGCTGGCCGCGGACATCTCTCGGTACCTGAGCGGCGAGGCGGTGGTGGCCGCGCCGCCGAGCAACGCGTACCGCGTCAAGAAGTTCGTCGCGCGGAACAAGGGCCCCGTGCTGGCGGGGAGCGCGGTGGCCGCGGCGCTGATCTTCGGGCTTGCCGGCACGGCGTGGCAGGCAAAGGTCGCGAGCGAGCAGCGCGACGTCGCGCTCGCGGCGCAGATCGCGGAAGCCGATCAGCGCCGGCAGGCCGAACTGGCGCGCGCGGAGGCGCTGGAGCAGAAGGCGCGCGCCGAGGCGAACGAGGCCGAGGCGAGGTTGCAGAAGCGCATCGCTGAGGGCGTGGTGAAGTTTCAGTCCGACATGCTCGCCGCGGTCGATCCGTTCAGCCTTCCCAAGGACCCCAAGACCGGCGAGCCGCTGAAGGACCGCGTTACGGTGCTGCAGGCGCTCGAGGCCGCCCTGAACGCCATCGACGAGGGGTCGCTCGACGGCCAGCCGCTGGTCGAGGCGGGCGTGCGAAGCACCATCGGCAACACGCTGCTCGCGCTGGGGCGCTATCAAGAAGCCTTGCCCGTGCTGCAACGGGCGCTGGAACTTCGACGGGCGAGCACTCCCGGCGGCAGCCTCGAACTCTCTCAGAGCCTCGACTCGCTCGCGTCGATCCACCAGTACCTGTCGAAGCACGCCGACGCCGTGCGGCTCTACCGCGAAGCGCTCGAGATGCGTCAGCGATTCTCGCCCGCGGGCGATCCACTGATCGGCATCGCGATGGGGAATCTCGGCCAGAGCCTGTGGGCACTCGGCGAGTTTGCCGAGGCGGAGTCGCTCCTGCGCGGGGCGCTGGCCATCGAGCTGGACCAGCCCTCGAAGGCTCCCGGTGATCGGGCACACATACTCGACAATCTGGCGAAGGTTCTGACCGAGCTCACCAAGCTCGACGAGGCCGAACAGCACATGCGAGCGGCGCTCGACCTGCGCATCGCCGCGTTTCCGCCCGGGCACCCCGAGATCGCTATGGGCGAGGGCAATCTCGCCACGGTGCTGATCGCCGCCGACAGGCACGCCGAGGCCGAGCCACTGCTGCGATCGTCCCTGGCGATTCGGCGCGCCGCGTATTCCGCCAACCACCCCGAGGTCGCCGTCAGCGTGCGAAAGCTCGCGGCTGTTCTGCGCAAGCTGGACAAACTCGCGGAGGCCGAGCCACTCTATCGCGAAGCGCTGGCGATCGACCGCGCGACGCTGCCCGCGGGGCACCCCTCGATCGCGGCATCGCTCAATGGCCTCGGGCTGCTGATGCGGGACATGAAGAAGGATGACGAGGCCGAGCCGCTGTACCGCGAAGCGCTGGCCATCCGGCGTGCGGCGTTGCCCGCCGGGCACACGGACATCGGCACTTCTCTCAACAACCTGGCGGCGCTGCTGCGCGACCAGGGCAAGCTCGACGAGGCCGAGCCGCTCTACCGCGAATCGCTGGCGATCCGCCGCGAGTCACTGCCGTCCGGGCATCCGAGCATCGCGCTGGCACTGCACAATCTGGCCAACCTGCTCGGGCAGCAGAACAAGCCCGCCGAGGCCGAGCCTTTGTTCCGCGAGGCGATCAAGATCCGTCGTGCGGCGCTGCCCGCCGGGAACGAGAGCCTCGTGAACTCGGTCAGTGGGCTCTGTGGCGTCCTGCAGGCGCAGGGAAAGTTCGCCGAGGCCGAGCCGCTCGCGGAGGAGTTGCTTGCGGGCAACCGCGCGACCCTCCCGGCGGGGCACGAGAAGATCGCGAACGCGATGAGCACCCTGGCGGCGGTGCGACACGGCCTCGGCAAAGCCGTCGAAGCACGCGCGGGCTGGGATGAGGCCATCGCCATCCTCCGCGCGAGGTTCCCGAACGGGTCCGCACAGCTCGCCCGCGCGCTGTGGTGTTCCGGCTCCGCCCGCTTCGAGAACAACGAGCTCTCCGCCGCTCGCGCCGAACTCGAAGAGGCTGTCGCGATGGGCGAGAAGGCGCTGCCTCCCAATCATCCATACCTCAGGGTCTACACCGAGACGCTGGCGAAGTGCAGGGCCGCGGGCGCGAAGTAAGCACCACGAGAGCGGGCTGTCCCGCGGAAACCTCTGCGGCAGGATGGCGCGTGGTTAGTTCGCGGCGCTCGCGATGAAAACGAATCGGTTGATCCGCGGCTGTTGGGGCCCGGAAGATCCTTCGGCCGCCGACCGGTCGAGATGCACGTGTGCGGGCACAACGGGCTAGCACCGTTGCCGAAGGACCGATTGGTACTCTGCCACCGCACGCGCGGGCTAGCCGCCCTTGACCAGGTCTGAGGGCCAGCCGATGCGAACCAGAAGGCCGTCCGGCCCGGAAATGCCGACCTCGTAGAGGCCCCACTCGCGGTGGCGGAGCACGCCGCCGGGGCGGATGATCAGATCGTCAACGCGGGCGGCGATCTCCGCGACCTGCGGCGTGCGGATGAACACGCCGAATGGGTTGCTCTCCGAGGGCACTCGCCACGGGCCCTTGCCCGCTTGCGTCAGATGAACTTCACATCCCCAGCCCGCCATGATGATGTACTGGACGTGCGCGTTCACACGGGCGAACCCGAGCCGCTCCCAGAACGGCACGGCGGACGGCAGGTCGTTGCTGGGCACGATGGCAAAGGCACCAACCGTCGGGGGTGTGGACATCTGTGTGCTCCGTGGCTGCTGATGCCGCGGTGCGGATTCGTCGAGCCGCAACGGCGGCCCGGGACGGGTCGACTGAGAACGACCGGCTAGGGCACCCGCGACGCGACCAGCACGCTGACGTGATCGACGATTTCGAGCGTCTGCGCGTCCGGGTTGGCGCCGGAGAACCGGACGCGCACCGCCGGCGCACCGGCGGGGAAGAAGGTGTGACTGCCCGCGTGGCGAAGCACGCCCGCCTGCTCGCCGTTCACGCGGAGGATCAGGTCGCCGTTGTTGTTCAGGCGAATCTCGACACCGGGCCCGTCGGGCGCGGTGTTCGCGAACCGGCCGACATACGCACGCTTCTGATCGTCGGCGAGCGGCGTCGTCTCGGGCCGCACGCCCGCGTCGCCCAGGCTCTCGAGGAACGCGAGCGTTTCGGCGGCGGGCTCGCCGCCGGCCTGCGCGTGCGCCAGCAGCGGGATCCCGTGCGGGCCCGGCGTGCGCTGGATGCCCGGCGATGCGGCGATCATCGCGCGGACGGCCTGTGTGTGCCCGAGCATCGCGGCCGCGAAGATGTCCAGGCGTGCACCCCGCTCCAGGAGCAACTCGGCGATGTTGCGTCGCCCGGTGTGCGCGGCGGCGCCGAGCGCCGTCTCGAAATCGCCGAACCCCCAGTCCCAAGTCGCGTTCACCAGGGCGGGATACTGATCGAGCAACTCTCGCGCCCGGTCGATATCGCGGTGGCAGACGCCGACCAGCTCGCGCACGCGGTCCGCCGGCTGGCGGGGAAAGTCGGCCGCGACCGGCGTGCGCGCGGGCGCGTCGGAATCGTCGACCAGGGCCGTGGCGCGCCCAGACAGCCCGAGGATGCCCGCGGCCGCACACGCACCCGGAGCGACGGTCAGGAAGCCACGACGTGAAAGCGCCATGTGTGTGCCTCGCGTGGGGTGACAGGTTCGAGAGTTCAGCGCCCGCCCTTGCCGCGCACTGTAGCCGCCGGTCGTGCGCGATCGCACGGAGCCGGAGGTTGAGGCGGCATCACGCGAAGCCCGTGCGTGCATCGCGCCGGCTCAGGATGAGACGTCGCGTCGAAGTGCCGTCTCTTATCCGCGCGATTCTGCATGACCATCGGCGAGCCCGAGAGGTGGCGATGCCGCCCGGCTCCCCGTGGGATGACGTGTGACTCCGCCTGTGCCTGACGCCCGAGAACACGGAGGGGACGACGTCCACTCTGGGGCGGGGCGGACGCGCGTCGTTCGGGCCGCGTCGCCTTGACTCCCGGCAACGCGGCGCCAATACTTGCATCGTGACGCAAATACGCAAACGACCGCCCGCGACCCCCCGCCAGGCCGCCGCCCGAAGAGGGCCGATCGACCGGCGTCTGGACCCGGCGTTATTCAAGGCCCTGGCGGACCCGACCCGGGCGATGCTGGTGGCGTGCATCGCGAAGTGCGCGCGGGGGTGCACGGTGGGAGAGATGGCCGAGTGCTGCGACGTGGACGTCTCGGTGGTGTCGCGCCACCTGGCGCTGCTCGCCCGCGCGGGCGTGCTCGAGGCCCGGCGCAAGGGGCGGACGGTGTCGTACCGCGTGCGGTCCGGAGAGTTGTGCCGCGCGCTGCGAGAACTGGCGGACGCGCTCGAGGCGTGTGCGCCGGCGGAGGAAGGAGGGTGCGATGGCACCTGCTGCTGAGCGCCCCGCCGTGCTGTTCCTCTGCACGGGCAACTCCTGCCGAAGCCAGATGGCCGAGGGATGGGCCCGCGCCCTGCACGCCGGGCGCTTCGACGCCTACTCGGCGGGCACGCAGCCGCACGGCCTCAACCCGCTCGCGGTGCGGGTGATGGCCGAGGCGGGCGTCGACATCTCGCGCCACGCGTCGAAGACCGCCGCGTCGCTGGCGGGCGTGCCCATCGACCTGATCGTCACGGTGTGCGACCGCGCGCACGAAGCCTGCCCGCTGTTCTCGGAGTACACGCGGACGGTGCACGCGCCCTTCGACGACCCGCCGCGACTGGCGGCGCACGCGGCCAGCGACGACGACGCCCTGCCGCACTATCGGCGGGTTCGTGACGAGATCCGCCGATTCGTGGAAGCACTGCCCCAGACCCTCTTTGGAGACTCGACCATGACGAAGCGTTCATGCTGCGACGATTCCTGCTGCCCCCCGGCGACCGCTGCAACGACCACCGTGACGGCCGCCGCCGCCACCGCGCCCCTTGCCTCGACGGCCGACATCGTCCGCGAACAGGTCCGCGCGGGGTACGCGAAGATCGCCGGCGGGGGCTGCTGCGGCCCCAGCGGGAGCGGCGGGGGCTGCTGCGGGGCGACGGCGTTCTCGCCCGACCAGCTCGCGCAGGCGATCGGCTACGCGAGCGGCGAACTCTCGGCCGTGCCGGACGGCGCCAACATGGGCCTTTCGTGCGGCAACCCCACGGCCATCGCATCGCTCCGTCCCGGCGAGGTCGTGCTCGATCTCGGCTCCGGCGGCGGGTTCGACTGCTTCGTCGCCGGACCCAAGGTCGGCGCCGCCGGGCGCGTCATCGGCGTCGACATGACCCCCGACATGCTCGCCAAGGCCCGACGCAACACCGCGTCGTACCGCGCGCAGACCGGGCTCGACAACGTCGAGTTCCGCCTGGGCGAGATCGAGTCGCTGCCCGCGGGCGATGCGAGCGTCGACGTGGTGATCTCCAACTGCGTGCTGAACCTCTCGCCCGACAAGGCGCGCGTGTGGCGTGAGATCGCCCGCGTGCTCAAGCCCGGCGGACGAGTGGCCGTGTCGGACCTCGCGCTCGTCCGCCCGCTGCCCGACGCGGTGCGCGACGATGTCGAGGCGCTCATCGGGTGCGTCGCCGGCGCGGTGCTCGTGGAAGAAACCCGCGCGATGGCCGCGGCGGCGGGGCTCAGCGATATCACGCTCACGCCCAAGCCCCAGTACATCGACGCGATGACGAACTGGGAAGACCCGCTGTACCGGCGGATCGTCGAGAAGCTGCCCGCGGGCTCCAAGCCGAGCGACTTCGTCACGAGCCTGGACGTCTCGGCGGTGAAGCGCTGAGCGTCGTCTAGCCGAGGTCGAAGCGGTCGAGGTTCATGACCTTGGTCCACGCCGCGACGAAGTCGCGGACGAACTTCTCGTGCGCGTCCGCGCTCGCGTAGACCTCGGCGAGGGCGCGCAGTTGCGAGTTGGACGCGAAGACAAGGTCCGCGCGCGTGCCCGTCCAGCGGGGCTTGCCCGTGGCGCGGTCGCGACCGTCGAACAACCCGGGCGCGCCCGGCGTCCACTCCGTGCGCAGGTCGAGCAGGTTCACGAAGAAGTCGGTCGTGAGAACCTCGGGGCGATCGGTGAAGACGCCGTGCGTTGAGCCGCCAGCGTTCGCGCCGAGCACCCGCAGCCCGCCGACGAGCACGGTCATCTCCGGCGCGGTGAGCGAGAGCAACTGCGCCTTGTCGACGAGCAGGGCCTCGGCGGGCACCGCCGACGGGCCCAGCAGGTAGTTGCGGAAGCCGTCCGCGAATGGCTCCAGCACGCGGAACGACTCGACGTCGGTCTGTTCGGCGGAGGCGTCGGTGCGTCCCGGAGTGAACGGCACGGTGATGGTGATCCCCGCGGCGCGGGCCGCCTGCTCCACGCCCGCGCACCCGCCGAGGACGATGAGGTCCGCCAGCGAGATGCGCGTGCCGCCGGCCTGGGCGGCGTTGAACGACCTCTGCACGTTTTCGAGCGTCTTCAGCACTTCCGCGAGGCGCGCGGGCTGGTTCACGTCCCAGTCGTTCTGCGGCGACAGGCGGATGCGCGCCCCGTTCGCGCCGCCGCGCTTGTCGGAGGCGCGGAACGTGGAGGCCGACGCCCACGCCGTGGAGACAAGCTGCGAGATCGACAGGCCCGACGCGAGGACCTTGGCCTTGAGCGACGCGATGTCCGCGTCGGCCACGAGCGGGTGATCGACCGACGGGAGGGGATCCTGCCAGATGAGTGCCTCGCGCGGGACTTCAGGCCCGAGGTAGCGGGCGCGCGGGCCCATGTCGCGGTGCGTGAGCTTGAACCACGCGCGGGCGAACGCGTCGGCGAACTGGTCGGGGCGCTGCATGAAGCGGCGCGAGATCTTCTCGTACGTGGGGTCGAGGCGCAGCGAGAGATCGGTGGTCAGCATCGTCGGCGGGTGCTTCTTGGATGGATCGTGCGCGTCCGGGATGATCGCGGGCGCGTTCTTCGCGACCCACTGGTGCGCGCCCCCCGGGCTCTTGGTGAGTTCCCACTCGTGCCCGAAGAGCATCTCGAAGAAGCCGTTGCCCCACTTCGTGGGCGTGGGGGTCCACGTGACCTCCAGCCCGCTGGTGATCGTGTCGCCCCCCTTGCCCGATCGGTAGCTGTTCTTCCAGCCCAGGCCGACGAACTCAAGCCCCGCGGCTTCTGGATCGGCGCCGACATGGGTCGCGGGGGCCGCGCCGTGCGTCTTGCCGAACGTGTGCCCGCCGGCGATGAGCGCGACGGTTTCCTCGTCGTTCATCGCCATGCGGGCGAACGTTTCGCGGATGTCGCGGGCCGCGGCGATCGGGTCCGGGTTGCCGTCGGGCCCCTCGGGGTTGACGTAGATCAGGCCCATCTGCACGGCGCCGAGAGGGTTCTCGAGGTCGCGGGTGTGCATGCGCCCGTCGGCGGTGTCGTCCGCCGCGAGCACGCCCTTGCCCGGCGGCTTGTCGACGCCCTGCGACCCGCGGGCGTACCGCACGTCGGCGCCGAGCCAGGTCTTCTCGGCGCCCCAGTACACGTCTTGATCCGGCTCCCAGACATCCTCGCGTCCGCCGGCGAAGCCGAAGGTCTTGAAGCCCATGGTCTCGAGCGCGACGTTGCCGGCGAGGATCATGAGGTCGGCCCACGAGATGCGCTGGCCGTACTTCTGCTTGATGGGCCAGAGGAGTCGCCTGGCCTTGTCGAGGTTGACGTTGTCGGGCCAACTGTTGAGCGGGGCGAAGCGCTGCTGGCCGCGCCCGCCGCCGCCCCGCCCGTCGCCGACGCGGTAGGTGCCGGCGCTGTGCCAGGCCATGCGGATGAAGAGCGGGCCGTAGTGCCCGAAGTCGGCGGGCCACCAGTCCTGCGAGTCGGTCATGAGGGCCGCGAGATCGCGCTTGAGCGCGTGGTAGTCGAGGCTCTCGAACGCGCGCTTGTAGTTGAAGCCCGGCCCGAGCGGGTCGGACTTGGGCGAATGCTGGTGGAGCAGGTCGAGCCGGAGCTGGTTGGGCCACCAGTCACGGTTCGTGGCGCCGGCGCCGGGCGCGGCGCGGAACGGGCACTTCGTCTCGTTGGCCATCGGATGTCCCCCTTGCTGACTAGTCGTAACGTAGCGGGCGAAAGCGGAGGTTGCCATGGCCAAGGCATCCGGAAGAAAAGTGGGGCGGCGGGCCGCCAGCGCCCGGACGAAGAAAAAGTCGACAAGAGCGGCGGCGACGAAGGTGTCCAAGAAGTCTCGCCGTGGCGGCAGAGAGCGCCCGACATCCCCGGACGGGCGTCGTGCCGCGCCGGGCGCGCCCCGCCTGCTCTCGGGTGGAAACCCGCAGATCGCCAAGGCCGACGGCGAAGCGCCGGTGCGGGCGTACCTCGCGGCCATGCCCGGCTGGAAGCGCGACATCGGGCTCGCGCTCGACTCGCTCATCGTGCGCACCGTGCCGGGCGTGCGCAAGGCCGTGCGATGGAACACCCCGTTCTACGGCGTGGAAGGGCGCGGCTGGTTCGTCGCCTTCCACTGCTTCGACCGGTACGTCAAGGTGACGTTCTTCCGCGGCACGTCGCTCGATCCGACGCCGCCCATCGGCTCCAAGAGCCCGGGCGTGCGGTACGCGCACGTACACGAGGGCGAGCGTGCCGACGACCGGCAGATGGAGGACTGGGTCCGCCAGGCCGCCGCCCTGCCGGGGGAAAACTGCTTCTAGGGCCCCGGGGCGAACGCCGCCGGGCGCGTTAGTCCATGGCGGCGTGGAGCGTGCGGTTGGCGCG encodes:
- a CDS encoding ECF-type sigma factor, coding for MSSNEPSPAARPNTPPSRAASEDATVLMVAAANGDARAAQQLLPLVYEQLRKAAQLSMQGERAGHTLSATALVHEAYIKLSGPRQVPWEGRGHFYAAAAEAMRQILLDHAKGRLRLKRGGGGPGNEAARRQPASNFEDVAALSQQEPEQIVRFDDLVRRLEAESPDGAAIVRLRFFAGLSVEQTGQVLGLSTSTVDRRWAFARAWLFQRLHEQA
- a CDS encoding serine/threonine-protein kinase, producing MAGKLQEVFEHVVGLERAEREAYLDTACGGDAVLRAEVEALLRAHDGAANFMASPTADSSAGAMLTVVTPSAAATVDGGLREGPGSRIGPYKVLQLIGEGGFGSVFMAEQAKPVLRKVALKIIKLGMDTRQVVARFEQERQALAMMDHPNIARVLDAGATDTGRPFFVMELVKGDPIVEYCDKHNLSIEDRLELFAQVCNAVQHAHTKGIIHRDIKPSNVLVSTQDGKPHAKVIDFGIAKATASKLTEKTLFTEHRQLIGTPEYMSPEQAEGSLDIDTRTDVYSLGVLLYELLTGTTPFSSNELRSAAYAEIQRIIREVEPPKPSTRLSQNADTIASIAAKRQIEPRRLGTLVRGELDWIVMKALEKDRQRRYETPSGLAADISRYLSGEAVVAAPPSNAYRVKKFVARNKGPVLAGSAVAAALIFGLAGTAWQAKVASEQRDVALAAQIAEADQRRQAELARAEALEQKARAEANEAEARLQKRIAEGVVKFQSDMLAAVDPFSLPKDPKTGEPLKDRVTVLQALEAALNAIDEGSLDGQPLVEAGVRSTIGNTLLALGRYQEALPVLQRALELRRASTPGGSLELSQSLDSLASIHQYLSKHADAVRLYREALEMRQRFSPAGDPLIGIAMGNLGQSLWALGEFAEAESLLRGALAIELDQPSKAPGDRAHILDNLAKVLTELTKLDEAEQHMRAALDLRIAAFPPGHPEIAMGEGNLATVLIAADRHAEAEPLLRSSLAIRRAAYSANHPEVAVSVRKLAAVLRKLDKLAEAEPLYREALAIDRATLPAGHPSIAASLNGLGLLMRDMKKDDEAEPLYREALAIRRAALPAGHTDIGTSLNNLAALLRDQGKLDEAEPLYRESLAIRRESLPSGHPSIALALHNLANLLGQQNKPAEAEPLFREAIKIRRAALPAGNESLVNSVSGLCGVLQAQGKFAEAEPLAEELLAGNRATLPAGHEKIANAMSTLAAVRHGLGKAVEARAGWDEAIAILRARFPNGSAQLARALWCSGSARFENNELSAARAELEEAVAMGEKALPPNHPYLRVYTETLAKCRAAGAK
- a CDS encoding glyoxalase is translated as MSTPPTVGAFAIVPSNDLPSAVPFWERLGFARVNAHVQYIIMAGWGCEVHLTQAGKGPWRVPSESNPFGVFIRTPQVAEIAARVDDLIIRPGGVLRHREWGLYEVGISGPDGLLVRIGWPSDLVKGG
- a CDS encoding metalloregulator ArsR/SmtB family transcription factor is translated as MTQIRKRPPATPRQAAARRGPIDRRLDPALFKALADPTRAMLVACIAKCARGCTVGEMAECCDVDVSVVSRHLALLARAGVLEARRKGRTVSYRVRSGELCRALRELADALEACAPAEEGGCDGTCC
- the arsM gene encoding arsenite methyltransferase — protein: MAPAAERPAVLFLCTGNSCRSQMAEGWARALHAGRFDAYSAGTQPHGLNPLAVRVMAEAGVDISRHASKTAASLAGVPIDLIVTVCDRAHEACPLFSEYTRTVHAPFDDPPRLAAHAASDDDALPHYRRVRDEIRRFVEALPQTLFGDSTMTKRSCCDDSCCPPATAATTTVTAAAATAPLASTADIVREQVRAGYAKIAGGGCCGPSGSGGGCCGATAFSPDQLAQAIGYASGELSAVPDGANMGLSCGNPTAIASLRPGEVVLDLGSGGGFDCFVAGPKVGAAGRVIGVDMTPDMLAKARRNTASYRAQTGLDNVEFRLGEIESLPAGDASVDVVISNCVLNLSPDKARVWREIARVLKPGGRVAVSDLALVRPLPDAVRDDVEALIGCVAGAVLVEETRAMAAAAGLSDITLTPKPQYIDAMTNWEDPLYRRIVEKLPAGSKPSDFVTSLDVSAVKR
- the katG gene encoding catalase/peroxidase HPI, giving the protein MANETKCPFRAAPGAGATNRDWWPNQLRLDLLHQHSPKSDPLGPGFNYKRAFESLDYHALKRDLAALMTDSQDWWPADFGHYGPLFIRMAWHSAGTYRVGDGRGGGGRGQQRFAPLNSWPDNVNLDKARRLLWPIKQKYGQRISWADLMILAGNVALETMGFKTFGFAGGREDVWEPDQDVYWGAEKTWLGADVRYARGSQGVDKPPGKGVLAADDTADGRMHTRDLENPLGAVQMGLIYVNPEGPDGNPDPIAAARDIRETFARMAMNDEETVALIAGGHTFGKTHGAAPATHVGADPEAAGLEFVGLGWKNSYRSGKGGDTITSGLEVTWTPTPTKWGNGFFEMLFGHEWELTKSPGGAHQWVAKNAPAIIPDAHDPSKKHPPTMLTTDLSLRLDPTYEKISRRFMQRPDQFADAFARAWFKLTHRDMGPRARYLGPEVPREALIWQDPLPSVDHPLVADADIASLKAKVLASGLSISQLVSTAWASASTFRASDKRGGANGARIRLSPQNDWDVNQPARLAEVLKTLENVQRSFNAAQAGGTRISLADLIVLGGCAGVEQAARAAGITITVPFTPGRTDASAEQTDVESFRVLEPFADGFRNYLLGPSAVPAEALLVDKAQLLSLTAPEMTVLVGGLRVLGANAGGSTHGVFTDRPEVLTTDFFVNLLDLRTEWTPGAPGLFDGRDRATGKPRWTGTRADLVFASNSQLRALAEVYASADAHEKFVRDFVAAWTKVMNLDRFDLG
- a CDS encoding DUF1801 domain-containing protein; translation: MAKASGRKVGRRAASARTKKKSTRAAATKVSKKSRRGGRERPTSPDGRRAAPGAPRLLSGGNPQIAKADGEAPVRAYLAAMPGWKRDIGLALDSLIVRTVPGVRKAVRWNTPFYGVEGRGWFVAFHCFDRYVKVTFFRGTSLDPTPPIGSKSPGVRYAHVHEGERADDRQMEDWVRQAAALPGENCF